A genomic segment from uncultured Desulfuromonas sp. encodes:
- the fliP gene encoding flagellar type III secretion system pore protein FliP (The bacterial flagellar biogenesis protein FliP forms a type III secretion system (T3SS)-type pore required for flagellar assembly.), with product MKIIRLSLSACFALLASPAWSIDLPTLTLGVQNAATPNEVSMAVQILLVLTILSVAPAILLMTTAFVRVVIVLSFIRQAMGTQQMPPNQVIVGLSLFLTFFIMAPVYSVVNEKAVQPYLAGKIDQAQALTEAVTPVRAFMYSQTREKDLALLVDIAGNDQPDTIEDVPTTTLIPAFMLSELNRAFQIGFMVYVPFLVIDMVVASVLMSMGMMMLPPPIISLPFKLLLFVLVDGWGLVVGSLVKSFS from the coding sequence ATGAAGATAATTCGTCTCTCTCTCTCGGCGTGCTTCGCCCTGCTGGCATCTCCGGCCTGGTCGATTGATTTGCCGACTTTGACCCTCGGTGTGCAGAATGCTGCGACACCCAATGAAGTGTCGATGGCCGTGCAGATTTTGTTGGTGTTGACGATCTTGTCGGTGGCTCCGGCGATTCTGCTAATGACCACGGCATTTGTGCGTGTCGTCATCGTGCTGTCTTTTATTCGTCAGGCCATGGGCACACAGCAGATGCCACCGAATCAGGTGATTGTCGGTCTGTCGTTGTTTCTGACTTTTTTCATCATGGCACCGGTGTACAGCGTGGTGAACGAAAAAGCCGTCCAACCCTATCTTGCCGGTAAAATCGATCAGGCCCAGGCTTTGACCGAAGCCGTTACTCCGGTCCGGGCGTTTATGTATTCCCAGACACGGGAAAAAGATCTGGCCTTGTTGGTTGATATTGCCGGAAATGATCAACCGGACACGATTGAAGATGTGCCGACGACCACACTGATTCCCGCATTTATGCTGTCGGAACTCAATCGGGCCTTTCAGATCGGTTTCATGGTGTATGTGCCGTTTCTGGTCATTGACATGGTCGTGGCATCGGTGTTGATGTCCATGGGGATGATGATGTTGCCACCACCGATCATTTCATTGCCGTTCAAATTGCTGCTGTTTGTGCTTGTTGATGGCTGGGGCCTGGTGGTCGGTTCTCTGGTCAAGAGTTTTTCTTGA
- a CDS encoding flagellar basal body-associated FliL family protein, which yields MADEDKQEKGGKSKMMLFVILGVVVLLIAVGVAAYLLGSRSAQQAPAGEAAQVEDTTTAEGVGPMVDITDFIINILDKNETRYLKAAITLELENEETVAEVNERMPQIRDSILLLIGNKTFAELNDLQGKLQLRAEIIVRLNKLLKKGKVKGIYFTEFVVQ from the coding sequence ATGGCTGATGAGGATAAGCAGGAAAAAGGCGGTAAAAGCAAAATGATGTTATTCGTCATTCTGGGCGTGGTCGTTTTGCTGATTGCCGTAGGTGTCGCCGCTTATCTGCTTGGCTCGCGTTCTGCACAGCAGGCTCCGGCCGGAGAGGCTGCCCAAGTGGAAGATACGACGACAGCTGAAGGTGTCGGCCCGATGGTGGATATTACTGATTTTATTATTAATATCCTCGATAAAAACGAGACGCGATACCTTAAGGCGGCAATCACTTTGGAGCTGGAGAACGAAGAGACCGTTGCCGAAGTGAATGAGCGTATGCCACAGATTCGTGACTCCATCCTGCTATTGATCGGCAACAAGACGTTTGCCGAACTCAATGATCTTCAAGGAAAACTTCAACTGCGCGCGGAAATTATTGTTCGCCTCAACAAGTTGTTGAAAAAGGGCAAAGTCAAAGGGATCTATTTTACAGAATTTGTAGTCCAATAG
- the fliR gene encoding flagellar biosynthetic protein FliR, whose translation MELLLFPVEKLQLALICLARVAAILGSMPVFGSGQVPARAKLILALFMTFLIFPGVEPLLPSYSFDPLPLMLLIANEALLGIMMGFIARLIFTAVEFGGTIVGYQMGFAAANVYDPQNQRQVSLVSQFQNVFAILVFLALDVHHLFIQALVDSYSQLPPGLLDFSSEAVPFIMELTGHMFVLAIRFSAPILAVLLLSGLVLGILARVFPQLNVFLLSFPINIGMAFIIIGLTMNMVVAMLNREFFSLPETFERLLYYLGQ comes from the coding sequence GTGGAGCTGCTGTTATTCCCGGTCGAAAAACTGCAACTGGCTCTGATCTGTCTGGCGCGTGTTGCTGCGATTCTCGGCAGCATGCCGGTGTTCGGCAGTGGGCAGGTGCCTGCTCGGGCCAAGCTGATTTTGGCCCTGTTCATGACCTTTTTGATTTTTCCCGGTGTTGAGCCACTGCTTCCATCCTACTCGTTTGACCCGCTGCCGCTGATGTTGTTAATCGCCAACGAAGCCCTGCTCGGTATTATGATGGGGTTCATTGCCCGGTTGATTTTTACTGCGGTCGAATTTGGTGGGACGATTGTCGGTTATCAGATGGGATTTGCTGCGGCCAACGTCTATGATCCGCAGAATCAGCGGCAGGTCTCTCTGGTGTCGCAATTCCAAAATGTTTTTGCCATTCTGGTGTTTCTGGCGCTGGATGTTCATCATCTTTTTATTCAGGCGTTGGTTGATTCCTATAGTCAGTTGCCGCCGGGGCTTCTGGATTTTTCATCCGAGGCGGTTCCGTTTATCATGGAATTGACCGGACACATGTTTGTTCTGGCCATCCGCTTCAGCGCGCCGATTCTGGCAGTTTTACTGCTATCGGGGCTGGTGCTGGGGATTCTGGCTCGGGTGTTTCCGCAATTAAATGTTTTTCTGCTGTCGTTTCCGATCAACATCGGGATGGCGTTTATCATTATCGGTCTGACCATGAACATGGTTGTGGCCATGCTCAACCGGGAGTTTTTCTCGCTTCCGGAAACCTTTGAACGCTTGCTGTATTATCTGGGGCAGTGA
- a CDS encoding MotA/TolQ/ExbB proton channel family protein — MDISTILGAVAAFGLMIAAMMNGGSILLFIDPASLMIVGGGTIGSTLIHYPFKEFFRAISVAKKTLFHKEQAPGEIIAQLIEYAGKARKEGILSLQSVMSKVEDPFFLKGLQMAVDGQEPEALRDMMERELEYVQERHESGADIFTTMAAYAPAMGMIGTLIGLVQMLQTMDDPASIGPAMAVALLTTFYGAVAANVLFTPMAGKLKHRSAAEMLCKTLIAEGMNSILAGENPRVMEQRLHAFVAPNLRESNFKK; from the coding sequence ATGGATATTTCAACAATATTAGGTGCTGTGGCCGCATTCGGCCTGATGATTGCCGCTATGATGAACGGCGGCTCCATTCTGCTGTTCATCGACCCGGCTTCTTTGATGATTGTCGGCGGAGGGACTATTGGATCGACCCTGATTCACTATCCGTTCAAAGAATTTTTTCGCGCAATTTCCGTCGCCAAAAAGACCCTGTTTCACAAAGAGCAGGCCCCGGGCGAAATTATCGCCCAACTCATCGAATATGCCGGCAAAGCACGTAAGGAAGGGATTCTTTCCTTGCAGTCGGTCATGTCCAAGGTTGAAGATCCCTTTTTTCTTAAAGGACTGCAGATGGCTGTTGATGGCCAGGAACCCGAAGCCTTGCGGGATATGATGGAGCGGGAACTGGAATATGTCCAGGAACGTCATGAGAGTGGTGCGGATATTTTTACCACCATGGCGGCTTATGCTCCGGCCATGGGGATGATCGGTACCCTGATCGGTCTGGTGCAGATGCTGCAGACCATGGACGATCCAGCGTCGATTGGCCCGGCGATGGCGGTTGCGTTGTTGACTACCTTCTATGGTGCCGTTGCGGCTAACGTTCTGTTTACACCGATGGCCGGTAAGCTGAAACATCGCTCGGCAGCAGAAATGCTATGCAAAACGTTGATTGCCGAGGGGATGAATTCGATTCTTGCCGGTGAGAATCCCCGGGTTATGGAGCAACGTCTCCATGCCTTTGTTGCACCGAACCTGCGCGAAAGCAACTTTAAGAAGTAG
- a CDS encoding flagellar biosynthetic protein FliO: MTVKIAFATFVSLVYASSVWAASGQDLELIPMSLKVLASLAIVLGLVLFLYAVMKRGNLVPGAKGGEIRIVEIRHLAPKKTLYLVEVKDKTLLIGATAERLEALAQWPSQSAEPFAEVLSATEKQTSGEEV, translated from the coding sequence ATGACCGTGAAAATAGCTTTCGCTACATTCGTCTCTCTGGTTTATGCATCCTCTGTTTGGGCTGCCAGCGGCCAGGATCTTGAACTGATACCGATGAGCCTCAAGGTGCTCGCCTCGTTGGCGATTGTGTTGGGGCTCGTTCTGTTTCTTTACGCTGTCATGAAGAGGGGAAATCTGGTCCCCGGTGCAAAAGGCGGCGAAATTCGCATTGTCGAAATTCGTCACCTAGCCCCTAAGAAAACCCTCTATCTGGTTGAAGTCAAAGACAAGACCCTGCTGATTGGTGCAACAGCCGAGCGTTTGGAAGCCTTGGCTCAATGGCCGTCGCAAAGTGCAGAGCCATTTGCTGAGGTACTCAGTGCAACGGAAAAGCAAACCTCAGGAGAAGAGGTATGA
- the flhB gene encoding flagellar biosynthesis protein FlhB — MAEESGQERTEDATSKRREDFRKKGQVAQSKEVNTAALLSLSLLLWYFYGGSFWGQLSWLVAHFWEQSGSLAVTPQSVVQILLFVLQKTALLLSPLFLMVLVVGFFASFLQIGWLFTGKPLMPDLTKLDPIKGASRFISKRSLVELVKSLAKVALVGYVAYKTVYSEFDNALYLVDMDVIETVYYVARVAMAVLMKSCGIMILLALLDFMFVRWEMEEKMKMTKQEQKEEFKESEGDPHLKARVRSIQHQMARRRMMSEVPKADVVITNPTHLSVALQYVQGEMDAPIIIAKGADNLAMKIREIAKENDVPLVENVDVARALYKVEVGEVVPEQMFQAVAEILAYVYSLKRKS, encoded by the coding sequence ATGGCTGAGGAGTCTGGACAGGAACGGACAGAAGACGCCACCAGTAAGCGGCGGGAGGATTTTCGCAAGAAAGGTCAAGTGGCCCAGAGTAAGGAGGTCAACACGGCCGCCTTGCTAAGCCTGTCGCTGCTGCTGTGGTATTTTTACGGTGGCTCCTTTTGGGGCCAGTTGTCATGGCTTGTGGCCCATTTTTGGGAGCAGTCCGGCTCCTTGGCGGTCACGCCCCAATCTGTCGTTCAGATCCTGTTGTTTGTTTTGCAAAAAACCGCCTTACTGTTGTCGCCACTGTTTCTCATGGTTCTGGTCGTCGGTTTCTTTGCCAGTTTTCTCCAGATTGGCTGGTTGTTTACCGGCAAACCCCTGATGCCGGATCTGACCAAGCTGGACCCGATCAAAGGGGCCTCCCGTTTCATCTCCAAACGCTCCCTCGTTGAGCTGGTTAAATCCCTGGCCAAAGTTGCTCTGGTTGGTTACGTCGCCTATAAAACGGTGTACAGCGAGTTTGACAATGCTCTGTATCTCGTGGATATGGATGTCATTGAAACCGTTTATTACGTCGCACGAGTCGCTATGGCTGTTCTGATGAAAAGTTGCGGCATTATGATTCTGCTCGCTCTTCTTGATTTCATGTTTGTCCGCTGGGAGATGGAAGAGAAGATGAAGATGACCAAGCAGGAACAGAAAGAGGAATTCAAGGAAAGCGAGGGCGATCCTCACCTTAAAGCGCGAGTCCGTTCAATTCAGCATCAGATGGCTCGGCGTCGAATGATGTCCGAGGTTCCCAAAGCTGATGTCGTTATTACCAACCCGACCCACCTTTCTGTGGCGTTGCAATACGTCCAGGGCGAAATGGATGCGCCGATCATTATCGCCAAAGGGGCGGACAACCTTGCCATGAAAATTCGCGAAATCGCCAAAGAAAATGACGTTCCTTTGGTTGAAAATGTCGATGTGGCACGAGCTTTGTATAAAGTAGAGGTTGGGGAAGTGGTTCCCGAGCAAATGTTTCAGGCCGTGGCGGAAATCCTGGCTTATGTGTACAGCCTCAAACGCAAATCATGA
- the fliM gene encoding flagellar motor switch protein FliM: MERILSKEEIAELLSAVKDGTLDAELESSDEDFSPGPRTVSSFSLVQSKGQGALRLANFDILLDGFARNLSFSLSNRLQRAVSVLRESISSLEYETLIHECSNHELYGIITLDPLKKNGLLIFDANISFAQVEIMLGGVAEHAGDIPNRSMTSIETNILKDVIQESCFELNKAFSPIESLESELVRVESNPRLVTIVPSDTEMMVASFRVKINEISGLLRLVIPYSSLDPIREKLKSELGASSPGGQWRSHLAQEVEDMEVALSASLAQITLNVREILDLRVGDILQLDCSVDQPVSIMVEGKKKFSGLAGLRDGKKAVRVLKRSTKRR; encoded by the coding sequence TTGGAGCGGATTCTCTCCAAAGAGGAGATTGCCGAGCTTTTATCGGCGGTTAAGGACGGGACGCTTGATGCGGAGCTCGAGAGCAGTGATGAAGACTTCTCTCCGGGACCGCGCACCGTTTCCAGTTTCAGCCTGGTGCAAAGCAAGGGGCAGGGCGCGTTGCGCCTGGCCAACTTTGACATCCTGCTGGATGGATTTGCCCGGAACCTGTCGTTTTCTCTGTCAAATCGCCTGCAGCGTGCCGTCAGTGTGCTCAGAGAGAGCATCTCTTCTCTGGAGTATGAAACCCTGATCCATGAATGCAGCAACCACGAGTTGTATGGCATCATCACCCTTGATCCGCTGAAGAAAAATGGTTTGCTTATTTTTGATGCGAACATCTCGTTTGCCCAGGTAGAGATCATGCTGGGCGGTGTTGCCGAACACGCCGGGGATATTCCCAACCGATCGATGACGTCGATAGAGACCAACATCCTCAAAGATGTCATTCAGGAAAGTTGTTTCGAGCTCAATAAGGCGTTTTCGCCGATTGAGTCCCTTGAATCTGAACTGGTCCGCGTTGAAAGTAACCCGCGGCTGGTGACGATTGTTCCATCTGACACCGAAATGATGGTGGCCTCCTTCCGTGTTAAGATCAATGAAATCAGTGGATTACTCCGACTGGTAATTCCCTATTCTTCTCTGGATCCGATTCGCGAAAAACTTAAAAGTGAACTGGGTGCCAGTAGCCCCGGAGGTCAGTGGCGCAGTCATCTGGCTCAGGAGGTTGAAGATATGGAGGTTGCTCTGTCAGCCAGTCTGGCGCAAATCACACTGAATGTGCGTGAGATTCTGGATCTGCGGGTGGGCGATATCCTGCAGCTAGACTGCTCTGTCGATCAGCCGGTCTCGATCATGGTGGAGGGGAAAAAGAAGTTTTCCGGACTGGCAGGACTTCGCGATGGGAAAAAAGCGGTACGCGTTTTAAAACGTTCAACGAAGAGGAGATAA
- the flhA gene encoding flagellar biosynthesis protein FlhA: MLEALAENKWFRLIVRSDIMVSLGLVMVLMLMIIPLPPVLLDIFLSLNITLALLILIISLYTAKSVEFAVFPAVLLATTLFRLSLNVASTRLILLHGEEGPSAAGSVIMSFGQFVVGGNYVVGLVIFIILVLINFMVITKGAGRVAEVAARFTLDAMPGKQMAIDADLNAGLINDQEAKQRRADIANEADFYGAMDGASKFVRGDAIAGIIITLINIGAGFVIGVVQKGMPAMEAAQNYTILTVGDGLVGQVPALIISTAAGILVTRTAGTGDFGSDLKAQFSVHPQAVWVVSAILLAFALIPGLPFAPFLTLSVILAFLAHQLQKMQAEEEMASEAVSLEQARPEAREREDNYDEMLNVDLLELEVGYGLIPFVDAAQDGELLERIRSIRKQFALDSGFIVPPVHIKDNLQLKPNEYNFMLKGVKVAAAEMLPGHYMAMNPGMATETIKGVATEEPAFGLPATWISEDKKERAQIAGYTVVDCTTVMATHISEIIKRYAYELLGRQEVQNLLDNLKKSYPKLVEDLFPDPLSLGLIMRVLQNLLREDVSIRDLRTILETLADYAVPGSDPDYLTEHVRSALARSISGRYAQGDDVLAVMTLDRKIEEGIQQSLQKTDKGIGYLAMEPRQAQTILDALAQQIQQFSGGMTPVLLCSPTIRPHVKKLTERYLPNLVVISHNEIASHLKVRSIGMVKVDAG; this comes from the coding sequence ATGCTTGAAGCTCTCGCTGAAAATAAGTGGTTTCGTCTGATTGTCCGCAGTGACATCATGGTCTCGCTCGGCCTGGTGATGGTGTTGATGCTGATGATCATTCCGCTGCCGCCGGTTCTGCTCGATATTTTTCTGTCGTTGAATATTACGCTGGCGTTGCTGATATTGATCATCAGCTTGTACACGGCGAAGTCTGTCGAGTTTGCCGTCTTCCCGGCTGTACTCCTTGCAACAACCCTGTTCCGGCTGTCCCTCAATGTTGCCTCAACGCGTCTGATTCTTCTTCATGGCGAAGAGGGGCCGAGTGCTGCCGGTTCCGTCATCATGTCGTTCGGCCAGTTTGTTGTCGGTGGTAACTACGTGGTCGGACTGGTTATTTTCATTATTCTTGTGTTGATTAACTTCATGGTTATCACCAAGGGTGCCGGGCGTGTCGCTGAAGTTGCCGCACGTTTTACTCTGGATGCCATGCCCGGTAAGCAGATGGCCATTGACGCCGATTTGAATGCCGGTCTGATTAATGACCAGGAGGCAAAACAGCGTCGCGCCGATATTGCCAATGAAGCGGATTTTTACGGCGCCATGGACGGTGCCAGTAAATTCGTTCGCGGCGATGCCATTGCCGGTATCATCATCACACTGATCAATATCGGTGCCGGCTTTGTCATTGGTGTTGTCCAAAAAGGGATGCCGGCGATGGAAGCCGCGCAGAATTACACCATCCTTACGGTCGGTGATGGCCTTGTTGGTCAGGTCCCCGCGCTGATTATTTCTACGGCTGCCGGTATTCTCGTGACCCGTACTGCAGGAACAGGAGATTTCGGTAGCGACCTCAAAGCTCAGTTCAGTGTTCATCCCCAGGCGGTGTGGGTTGTTTCCGCCATTCTCCTCGCTTTCGCTCTGATTCCCGGTTTGCCGTTTGCACCTTTTCTCACTTTATCGGTGATTCTGGCGTTTCTCGCCCATCAATTGCAGAAAATGCAGGCGGAAGAAGAAATGGCCTCTGAAGCGGTTAGTCTGGAACAGGCGCGACCGGAAGCCCGAGAGCGCGAGGATAACTATGATGAAATGCTCAATGTCGATCTGCTTGAGTTGGAAGTTGGCTACGGCTTGATCCCCTTTGTTGACGCGGCTCAGGATGGAGAATTGCTTGAACGAATCCGTTCGATCCGCAAGCAGTTTGCGCTCGACTCCGGTTTTATTGTGCCGCCGGTTCATATCAAAGACAATCTCCAGCTCAAGCCCAACGAATACAACTTTATGCTCAAAGGGGTCAAAGTTGCCGCTGCTGAGATGCTGCCCGGCCACTACATGGCAATGAATCCGGGCATGGCCACAGAGACCATTAAGGGGGTTGCCACGGAAGAGCCGGCCTTTGGTTTGCCTGCCACCTGGATCTCCGAAGATAAAAAAGAACGTGCCCAGATCGCCGGCTACACCGTGGTGGATTGTACGACGGTTATGGCCACGCATATCAGTGAGATTATCAAACGGTATGCCTATGAACTTTTAGGTCGCCAAGAGGTACAGAACTTGCTTGATAATCTCAAGAAGAGTTATCCCAAACTCGTCGAGGATCTGTTTCCCGATCCGTTGAGCCTTGGCCTGATTATGCGGGTTCTGCAGAATCTGTTACGTGAAGATGTGTCGATCCGCGATTTACGCACCATTCTCGAGACCTTGGCGGATTATGCTGTTCCGGGATCAGACCCCGATTACCTGACTGAACATGTTCGCAGTGCGCTGGCCCGCTCTATCAGCGGCCGCTACGCTCAAGGCGATGATGTTCTGGCGGTGATGACTCTGGATCGCAAAATTGAGGAAGGGATTCAGCAATCGTTGCAGAAAACCGATAAGGGAATCGGTTACCTGGCCATGGAACCGCGACAGGCTCAAACGATTCTTGATGCACTGGCGCAACAGATTCAGCAGTTCAGTGGAGGCATGACTCCAGTGCTGCTTTGTTCGCCAACGATTCGTCCTCATGTCAAAAAACTGACTGAGCGATACCTTCCGAACCTTGTCGTGATCTCCCATAATGAGATTGCTTCGCATTTAAAAGTTCGCTCTATTGGAATGGTGAAAGTCGATGCAGGTTAG
- a CDS encoding flagellar hook protein FlgE, with amino-acid sequence MGIQSSLFSGVSGLNANGNALTVLGNNIANSNTIGFKSSRTIFSDLLSAEVAGSGGASQVGRGAGLSTVDNIFSQGTFETTESNTDLAIEGPGFFMVSDPDEATIYYTRAGAFNFDETGTLVNPEGYAVQGYYLNDAGETVGDITDLQIETRSFSPANPTSKITLATNLNANSTYLGTQGDGVSPFDVTDPADTSNYASSVRIFDSLGREHLVTTYFNKLDPDGNPDGIMQWESHTVVSGADVQDPVVDEFVEVGRSILSFDTGGRLVNVLDIGSTIAAGASTDAERVYDADGDLYESSATADPVTGDAYPLTTDVDVIDPQPTMSTVAGGLSWVNEAEPTQQMAITFGATQYSSESDVISQTQDGYSTGTLVSLTVDNDGNILGNYSNGEPRKLARIALAKFSNPVGLDKAGNNLYMATDDSGSAIVGTVGSGVGKIFTNSLEMSNVDLAQEFVKMITTQRGFQANSKIITTTDELLGELINLKR; translated from the coding sequence ATGGGAATCCAGAGTTCTTTGTTCAGTGGTGTCAGTGGCTTGAATGCAAACGGTAATGCTCTGACGGTGTTGGGCAACAATATTGCCAACAGTAATACGATCGGTTTTAAATCAAGTCGGACCATTTTCTCCGACTTGCTTTCCGCTGAAGTTGCCGGATCCGGCGGAGCCTCTCAGGTCGGTCGTGGTGCCGGTCTGTCCACGGTTGACAATATTTTCAGCCAGGGGACCTTTGAGACCACAGAATCCAATACCGACCTCGCTATCGAAGGTCCGGGCTTCTTTATGGTCAGCGACCCGGATGAGGCAACCATCTATTACACCCGTGCCGGTGCATTCAATTTTGATGAGACCGGTACTCTGGTGAATCCGGAAGGCTATGCTGTCCAGGGCTATTATCTCAACGATGCTGGTGAGACTGTCGGCGATATTACCGATCTGCAGATTGAAACCCGTTCCTTCTCTCCGGCAAACCCGACATCGAAAATTACCCTGGCGACCAACCTGAATGCCAATTCAACCTATTTGGGAACGCAAGGGGATGGGGTGTCACCTTTTGATGTGACGGATCCCGCTGATACCAGTAACTATGCGTCCTCTGTACGTATTTTTGACTCACTTGGCCGTGAGCATCTGGTAACGACCTATTTTAATAAGCTGGATCCAGATGGAAACCCCGACGGTATTATGCAGTGGGAATCGCATACCGTGGTTTCCGGTGCCGACGTGCAGGACCCGGTGGTCGATGAGTTCGTTGAAGTCGGTCGCAGTATCCTGTCGTTTGATACCGGTGGTCGTCTGGTCAACGTGCTGGATATCGGCTCGACGATTGCTGCTGGGGCATCAACCGATGCTGAGCGTGTTTATGATGCCGATGGAGACCTCTATGAGTCTTCAGCAACCGCTGATCCTGTGACGGGGGATGCCTATCCTTTGACCACCGACGTTGATGTGATTGATCCACAGCCGACCATGAGCACTGTTGCTGGTGGTTTGAGTTGGGTGAATGAAGCGGAACCGACACAACAGATGGCTATCACGTTTGGTGCGACCCAGTATTCCAGTGAGTCCGATGTTATTTCGCAAACACAGGATGGTTACTCAACGGGTACGCTGGTCAGTCTGACCGTTGATAATGATGGCAACATTCTCGGTAACTACTCCAACGGTGAGCCGCGCAAGCTGGCCCGGATTGCCCTGGCTAAATTTTCCAATCCCGTTGGTCTGGATAAGGCCGGTAACAATCTCTATATGGCCACAGACGACTCCGGTTCTGCGATTGTCGGTACGGTCGGCTCAGGTGTTGGCAAGATTTTTACCAACTCCCTGGAGATGTCCAATGTCGATTTGGCCCAGGAATTTGTTAAAATGATCACGACGCAACGCGGTTTTCAGGCGAACTCGAAAATCATCACGACCACGGACGAGTTACTTGGTGAGCTGATCAATTTGAAGCGTTAA
- the fliQ gene encoding flagellar biosynthesis protein FliQ, producing MTPEFVIDLGRNAVKTVLLISSPMLLSGLIIGLLVSIFQAATQINEQTMTFIPKIVAVLVSLILFAPWIIRIMLAFTENVFQGITLLGG from the coding sequence ATGACACCGGAATTTGTAATTGACCTCGGGCGCAATGCCGTCAAAACCGTGTTGTTAATCTCCTCACCCATGTTGTTGTCCGGTCTGATTATCGGTTTGCTGGTGAGTATTTTTCAGGCGGCAACCCAAATCAATGAACAGACCATGACCTTTATCCCTAAAATTGTTGCGGTTCTGGTCTCACTGATTCTGTTTGCACCGTGGATCATCCGTATCATGCTGGCGTTCACAGAGAATGTTTTTCAGGGGATCACCCTGCTCGGGGGATAA
- a CDS encoding flagellar motor protein MotB, translating to MAKKPKKQSGGAPEWMVTYSDMVTLLLTFFVLLLSMANMDQIKFSQAAGSLKGAFGVFGGKDRKEISPPSLVEIAPVHDDLVQRLYTRIMTQMNRLRMDPSIKVVKDRGAVILQINDSILFAPGSSTLKPEAFPVLSKVAELIRPLPLSARIEGHTDDVPFGREDMTNWDLSVDRAISVLKYFQKNDLLPLNRMSAVGYGSEKPLVPNDSPENRAKNRRVEFVLESLGDYREELPYLIDANEQLPF from the coding sequence TTGGCCAAGAAGCCCAAAAAACAATCAGGCGGTGCCCCGGAATGGATGGTCACCTACAGCGATATGGTCACCCTGTTATTGACCTTTTTCGTCCTGTTGTTGTCGATGGCCAATATGGACCAGATCAAATTCAGTCAGGCGGCAGGCTCACTTAAAGGGGCGTTTGGCGTGTTTGGCGGTAAGGACCGGAAGGAGATTTCACCCCCCTCTCTGGTTGAAATCGCTCCGGTTCATGATGATCTGGTCCAGCGTCTTTATACCCGTATCATGACGCAAATGAATCGTTTGCGGATGGACCCCTCGATCAAAGTGGTAAAGGATCGTGGTGCGGTGATCCTGCAAATCAACGATTCGATCCTTTTTGCTCCGGGTTCTTCAACGCTGAAGCCTGAAGCGTTCCCGGTCTTGTCCAAAGTTGCCGAACTTATCCGCCCGCTGCCGCTGTCTGCTCGCATTGAAGGGCACACCGATGACGTTCCTTTTGGCCGTGAAGACATGACCAACTGGGATCTCTCAGTCGATCGCGCAATTTCTGTGCTGAAATATTTCCAGAAGAACGACCTGTTGCCATTGAATCGCATGTCGGCGGTTGGCTATGGATCAGAAAAACCGCTGGTGCCGAATGACTCCCCTGAGAATAGGGCGAAGAATCGCCGGGTTGAATTCGTTTTGGAAAGTTTGGGTGATTATCGTGAGGAGTTACCCTATCTGATTGACGCCAACGAGCAATTGCCGTTTTGA
- the fliN gene encoding flagellar motor switch protein FliN, giving the protein MEETEAAAKSAPEVAASHDEDLKNLELLLDIPLDVSVEVGRTKILVRELLQMDEGYVIDLGKNANEPLDVYVNSRLIARGEVVLVDDKLGLRLTDVISPAERIEKLA; this is encoded by the coding sequence ATGGAAGAAACCGAGGCAGCAGCCAAGTCGGCCCCGGAAGTGGCAGCGAGTCATGATGAGGATCTGAAGAATCTGGAATTGTTACTGGATATTCCTCTCGATGTGTCTGTTGAAGTTGGACGGACGAAAATTCTCGTGCGTGAGCTGTTGCAGATGGATGAAGGCTATGTCATCGACTTGGGTAAAAATGCCAATGAACCTCTCGATGTCTATGTCAATTCACGACTGATCGCCCGGGGTGAAGTTGTGCTGGTCGATGATAAGCTGGGTCTGCGATTGACCGATGTGATCAGCCCTGCTGAGCGGATTGAAAAACTGGCCTGA